From one Triticum aestivum cultivar Chinese Spring chromosome 4B, IWGSC CS RefSeq v2.1, whole genome shotgun sequence genomic stretch:
- the LOC123093636 gene encoding butanoate--CoA ligase AAE1 isoform X2, producing MQVGCLHPVACVILLLTPSLSLSLSHAMSSSRAAMLRRLITHRHRSIVSVCDGIGSPQRQLTRHRYSNPHQGYSNPTPDLAGARAFTSLLSTPWPCRPRASLSSLSFFSSLAGRGEDQEVEGLDMDAGTVRCAANYAPLTPLSFIERAAAVYGDRPAVVYGEARRRTWREVRERCVRVAAALAARFGVARGDVVSMDGTTLLCFFTIRSVQVAVLSPNVPAMYELHFAVPMAGAVLCTFNTRHDAPMVSALLKHSGAKVFLVESSLLHVGRAALKRIADSESNAASIPVLVTISDDAGQDSGRAADYDYEGLIKSAPSAFDIRWPADELDPITLNYTSGTTSRPKGVVYNHRGAYLNTIGTVLAYDITPMPTYLWTVPMFHCNGWHLPWGVAMQGGTNVCLRHFTAAVIFDTIERHGVTHMGGAPTVLNMIVNAPAADRRPLPGTVRVMTGGAPPPPRVLAWMEELGFAVYHIYGLTETYGPATVCTWMPEWDALPGEERARLKARQGFQHIAMEEADVKDPATMESVPRDGEAVGEVMFRGNTVMSGYYKDITATKESMAGGWLHTGDLAVRHPDGYIQLKDRAKDIIISGGENISSIEVESVIFSHPAVLEAAVVARPDDHWGETPCAFVKLKDGAIATEAEIIGFCRERLPHFMAPKTVVFEDLPKTSTGKTQKFVLREKARAMGSLTKIVGNNSKL from the exons atgcaagttggttgtcTGCATCCCGTGGCCTGCGTGATCCTCCTCCTGACACCAtcactctcactctcactctcacaCGCCATGAGCAGCAGCAGAGCCGCGATGCTTCGTAGACTAATAACCCATCGCCACCGCAGCATCGTCAGCGTCTGCGACGGCATCGGATCACCCCAGCGCCAGCTGACCCGCCACCGTTATTCTAATCCCCACCAGGGTTATTCTAATCCCACCCCCGATCTCGCCGGGGCGCGCGCGTTTACTTCTTTACTATCCACGCCATGGCCATGCCGCCCGCGCGCGTCCCTGTCGTCGCTCTCCTTCTTCTCCAGCCTGGCTGGaaggggcgaggatcaggaggtggaAGGGCTGGACATGGACGCCGGCACGGTGCGCTGCGCGGCCAACTACGCGCCGCTCACGCCGCTCAGCTTCATCGAGCGCGCCGCGGCCGTGTACGGCGACCGCCCCGCCGTGGTGTACGGGGAGGCCCGGCGGCGCACGTGGAGGGAGGTGCGGGAGCGCTGCGTCCGCgtggccgccgccctcgccgcacgCTTCGGCGTCGCCCGCGGTGACGTGGTGAGTATGGATGGAACTACC CTTCTCTGTTTTTTCACTATTCGGAGTGTGCAGGTGGCTGTGCTCAGCCCGAACGTGCCTGCGATGTACGAGCTGCACTTCGCCGTGCCCATGGCCGGCGCTGTCCTCTGCACGTTCAACACGCGGCACGACGCGCCCATGGTGTCCGCCCTGCTCAAGCACTCCGGCGCCAAGGTGTTCCTCGTCGAGTCCAGCCTCCTCCACGTCGGCAGAGCCGCCCTCAAGCGCATCGCCGACTCTGAGTCCAACGCCGCCAGCATTCCGGTTCTCGTAACCATCTCGGACGACGCCGGCCAAGACTCCGGCCGGGCGGCGGACTACGACTACGAGGGTCTGATAAAGAGCGCTCCGTCTGCGTTTGACATCCGGTGGCCGGCGGACGAGCTGGACCCGATCACGCTCAACTACACGTCCGGCACGACGTCGCGGCCCAAGGGCGTGGTGTACAACCACCGGGGCGCCTACCTCAACACCATCGGCACCGTCCTGGCCTACGACATCACCCCGATGCCGACCTACCTGTGGACGGTGCCCATGTTCCACTGCAACGGCTGGCACCTACCGTGGGGCGTCGCCATGCAGGGCGGCACCAACGTTTGCCTCCGCCACTTCACCGCCGCCGTCATCTTCGACACCATCGAGCGGCACGGGGTGACGCACATGGGCGGCGCGCCCACGGTGCTCAACATGATCGTCAACGCGCCGGCCGCGGACCGGAGGCCGCTGCCGGGGACGGTGCGCGTCATGACGggcggcgcgccgccgccgccccgcgtccTGGCCTGGATGGAGGAGCTCGGCTTCGCGGTGTACCACATCTACGGCCTCACGGAGACGTACGGCCCCGCCACCGTGTGCACGTGGATGCCGGAGTGGGACGCGCTGCCGGGCGAGGAGCGCGCGCGGCTCAAGGCGCGGCAGGGGTTCCAGCACATCGCGATGGAGGAGGCCGACGTCAAGGACCCGGCGACCATGGAGAGCGTGCCGCGCGACGGCGAGGCGGTGGGCGAGGTGATGTTCCGCGGCAACACCGTCATGAGCGGATACTACAAGGACATCACCGCCACCAAGGAGTCCATGGCCGGCGGGTGGCTGCACACTGGAGACCTCGCCGTGCGGCACCCGGACGGGTACATCCAGCTCAAGGACCGGGCCAAGGACATCATCATATCAGGCGGCGAGAACATCAGCTCGATCGAGGTGGAGTCCGTGATCTTCAGCCACCCGGCGGTGCTGGAGGCGGCGGTCGTGGCGAGGCCCGACGACCACTGGGGGGAGACGCCATGCGCGTTCGTCAAGCTGAAGGACGGTGCTATTGCCACGGAGGCAGAGATCATCGGCTTCTGCCGGGAGAGGCTGCCGCACTTCATGGCGCCCAAGACGGTGGTGTTTGAGGATCTGCCCAAGACTTCGACGGGGAAGACGCAGAAGTTTGTTCTCCGGGAGAAGGCCCGGGCAATGGGCAGCCTTACCAAGATAGTAGGAAACAACAGCAAACTGTAA
- the LOC123093636 gene encoding butanoate--CoA ligase AAE1 isoform X1, with amino-acid sequence MQVGCLHPVACVILLLTPSLSLSLSHAMSSSRAAMLRRLITHRHRSIVSVCDGIGSPQRQLTRHRYSNPHQGYSNPTPDLAGARAFTSLLSTPWPCRPRASLSSLSFFSSLAGRGEDQEVEGLDMDAGTVRCAANYAPLTPLSFIERAAAVYGDRPAVVYGEARRRTWREVRERCVRVAAALAARFGVARGDVVAVLSPNVPAMYELHFAVPMAGAVLCTFNTRHDAPMVSALLKHSGAKVFLVESSLLHVGRAALKRIADSESNAASIPVLVTISDDAGQDSGRAADYDYEGLIKSAPSAFDIRWPADELDPITLNYTSGTTSRPKGVVYNHRGAYLNTIGTVLAYDITPMPTYLWTVPMFHCNGWHLPWGVAMQGGTNVCLRHFTAAVIFDTIERHGVTHMGGAPTVLNMIVNAPAADRRPLPGTVRVMTGGAPPPPRVLAWMEELGFAVYHIYGLTETYGPATVCTWMPEWDALPGEERARLKARQGFQHIAMEEADVKDPATMESVPRDGEAVGEVMFRGNTVMSGYYKDITATKESMAGGWLHTGDLAVRHPDGYIQLKDRAKDIIISGGENISSIEVESVIFSHPAVLEAAVVARPDDHWGETPCAFVKLKDGAIATEAEIIGFCRERLPHFMAPKTVVFEDLPKTSTGKTQKFVLREKARAMGSLTKIVGNNSKL; translated from the exons atgcaagttggttgtcTGCATCCCGTGGCCTGCGTGATCCTCCTCCTGACACCAtcactctcactctcactctcacaCGCCATGAGCAGCAGCAGAGCCGCGATGCTTCGTAGACTAATAACCCATCGCCACCGCAGCATCGTCAGCGTCTGCGACGGCATCGGATCACCCCAGCGCCAGCTGACCCGCCACCGTTATTCTAATCCCCACCAGGGTTATTCTAATCCCACCCCCGATCTCGCCGGGGCGCGCGCGTTTACTTCTTTACTATCCACGCCATGGCCATGCCGCCCGCGCGCGTCCCTGTCGTCGCTCTCCTTCTTCTCCAGCCTGGCTGGaaggggcgaggatcaggaggtggaAGGGCTGGACATGGACGCCGGCACGGTGCGCTGCGCGGCCAACTACGCGCCGCTCACGCCGCTCAGCTTCATCGAGCGCGCCGCGGCCGTGTACGGCGACCGCCCCGCCGTGGTGTACGGGGAGGCCCGGCGGCGCACGTGGAGGGAGGTGCGGGAGCGCTGCGTCCGCgtggccgccgccctcgccgcacgCTTCGGCGTCGCCCGCGGTGACGTG GTGGCTGTGCTCAGCCCGAACGTGCCTGCGATGTACGAGCTGCACTTCGCCGTGCCCATGGCCGGCGCTGTCCTCTGCACGTTCAACACGCGGCACGACGCGCCCATGGTGTCCGCCCTGCTCAAGCACTCCGGCGCCAAGGTGTTCCTCGTCGAGTCCAGCCTCCTCCACGTCGGCAGAGCCGCCCTCAAGCGCATCGCCGACTCTGAGTCCAACGCCGCCAGCATTCCGGTTCTCGTAACCATCTCGGACGACGCCGGCCAAGACTCCGGCCGGGCGGCGGACTACGACTACGAGGGTCTGATAAAGAGCGCTCCGTCTGCGTTTGACATCCGGTGGCCGGCGGACGAGCTGGACCCGATCACGCTCAACTACACGTCCGGCACGACGTCGCGGCCCAAGGGCGTGGTGTACAACCACCGGGGCGCCTACCTCAACACCATCGGCACCGTCCTGGCCTACGACATCACCCCGATGCCGACCTACCTGTGGACGGTGCCCATGTTCCACTGCAACGGCTGGCACCTACCGTGGGGCGTCGCCATGCAGGGCGGCACCAACGTTTGCCTCCGCCACTTCACCGCCGCCGTCATCTTCGACACCATCGAGCGGCACGGGGTGACGCACATGGGCGGCGCGCCCACGGTGCTCAACATGATCGTCAACGCGCCGGCCGCGGACCGGAGGCCGCTGCCGGGGACGGTGCGCGTCATGACGggcggcgcgccgccgccgccccgcgtccTGGCCTGGATGGAGGAGCTCGGCTTCGCGGTGTACCACATCTACGGCCTCACGGAGACGTACGGCCCCGCCACCGTGTGCACGTGGATGCCGGAGTGGGACGCGCTGCCGGGCGAGGAGCGCGCGCGGCTCAAGGCGCGGCAGGGGTTCCAGCACATCGCGATGGAGGAGGCCGACGTCAAGGACCCGGCGACCATGGAGAGCGTGCCGCGCGACGGCGAGGCGGTGGGCGAGGTGATGTTCCGCGGCAACACCGTCATGAGCGGATACTACAAGGACATCACCGCCACCAAGGAGTCCATGGCCGGCGGGTGGCTGCACACTGGAGACCTCGCCGTGCGGCACCCGGACGGGTACATCCAGCTCAAGGACCGGGCCAAGGACATCATCATATCAGGCGGCGAGAACATCAGCTCGATCGAGGTGGAGTCCGTGATCTTCAGCCACCCGGCGGTGCTGGAGGCGGCGGTCGTGGCGAGGCCCGACGACCACTGGGGGGAGACGCCATGCGCGTTCGTCAAGCTGAAGGACGGTGCTATTGCCACGGAGGCAGAGATCATCGGCTTCTGCCGGGAGAGGCTGCCGCACTTCATGGCGCCCAAGACGGTGGTGTTTGAGGATCTGCCCAAGACTTCGACGGGGAAGACGCAGAAGTTTGTTCTCCGGGAGAAGGCCCGGGCAATGGGCAGCCTTACCAAGATAGTAGGAAACAACAGCAAACTGTAA